A window of the Emys orbicularis isolate rEmyOrb1 chromosome 1, rEmyOrb1.hap1, whole genome shotgun sequence genome harbors these coding sequences:
- the LOC135874824 gene encoding cytoglobin-1-like, with amino-acid sequence MAFSEAEVQRARGAWEKMYANAEDNGTTVLVRMFTEHPDTKSYFTHFKGMGTAEEMEQSDQVRNHGKRVLTTINDLVQHLDSTDAFLGIVNPLGKKHAMQLKIDPKNFKIICDIILQLMEEKYGGDCKASFEKVTNEICTRLNNAYKEAGW; translated from the exons ATGGCATTCTCTGAAGCAGAAGTGCAGAGGGCTCGTGGGGCCTGGGAGAAGATGTATGCCAatgctgaagacaatgggacaaCTGTGCTGGTCAG AATGTTTACAGAACATCCAGACACCAAGTCCTACTTCACCCACTTTAAAGGGATGGGTACAGCCGAAGAGATGGAACAGTCAGATCAGGTCAGGAATCATGGCAAGAGGGTCCTCACCACCATCAATGACTTGGTCCAACACCTCGACAGCACTGATGCTTTCCTTGGGATAGTGAACCCACTGGGCAAGAAACATGCCATGCAGCTCAAGATTGACCCCAAGAACTTTAAG ATAATCTGTGACATTATCTTGCAACTGATGGAGGAGAAATATGGTGGAGACTGCAAGGCTTCCTTTGAGAAGGTGACCAACGAAATCTGCACTCGCCTGAACAATGCCTACAaagaagctggctggtga